One genomic window of Micromonospora sp. WMMD1128 includes the following:
- a CDS encoding extracellular solute-binding protein, whose product MSEHHPDPGSSRRRFLGLVGLGVAATTTGPLLAGCSEKPAGSGGAQQLDAVSGLLPTHKDLTGAIKPDIVGTRPVADGYTSYPATLVDAITDKPGTSGKQVTAMTPAWGPAPTGIAQSAYLQAVNAELGTPVNFTIQDGITYADKLNAMLSARDVPELLCVPNWEVEKIPRFAEAIKALFEDLTDHLKGDAVSAYPMLASFPTGAWRQAVWNERLVSVPNPTDSPFPWALFARKDVLDARGLSIPTNLDDLLTIAKQVTDPARKVWAFDDVFAMIQMFHRVPGANQGWRLRSDGTPEFKYETPEFRQALEVMAKIYKDGLVHPDIVASRGADAKQLFAKNGAIVFKQDGMGMWQGAQAEHQKTNPKLNIQPVPIFSATGGDPLVWGEDKPISYTFVKKGLGKDRVQELLRIINWCSAPLGSQEAQLRDYGVEGKHHTTSPNGPVKTDLAFKEIANQYFFISGRNPTIGPYPETPRYVPDVLNYSNQMVKFLEKNPWAGVKLEMPAAFKANQVPTEDKFTDVLRGRRPLSDADAIVAEWKSNGGEEARKLLADSLPKAAK is encoded by the coding sequence ATGAGCGAGCACCACCCCGATCCGGGCTCCTCCCGTCGCCGCTTCCTCGGCCTGGTCGGCCTCGGCGTGGCCGCCACCACCACCGGCCCGCTGCTCGCCGGCTGCTCCGAGAAACCCGCCGGCTCCGGCGGCGCCCAGCAGCTCGACGCCGTCTCCGGCCTGCTGCCGACGCACAAGGACCTGACCGGCGCCATCAAACCCGACATCGTCGGCACCCGCCCGGTGGCCGACGGCTACACCAGCTATCCGGCCACCCTCGTCGACGCGATCACCGACAAGCCCGGCACCAGCGGCAAGCAGGTCACCGCGATGACGCCCGCGTGGGGGCCGGCGCCGACCGGCATCGCGCAGAGCGCCTACCTCCAGGCCGTCAACGCCGAGCTGGGCACGCCCGTCAACTTCACCATCCAGGACGGCATCACCTACGCCGACAAGCTCAACGCGATGCTCAGCGCCCGGGACGTGCCGGAGCTGCTCTGCGTGCCGAACTGGGAGGTGGAGAAGATCCCGCGCTTCGCCGAGGCGATCAAGGCGCTCTTCGAGGATCTCACCGACCACCTCAAGGGCGACGCCGTGTCCGCGTACCCGATGCTGGCGAGCTTCCCGACCGGGGCCTGGCGCCAGGCGGTGTGGAACGAGCGACTGGTGTCCGTGCCCAATCCCACCGACTCGCCGTTCCCGTGGGCGCTGTTCGCCCGCAAGGATGTGCTCGACGCGCGCGGCCTGTCGATACCGACAAACCTCGACGACCTGCTCACCATCGCCAAGCAGGTCACCGACCCGGCCCGCAAGGTGTGGGCGTTCGACGACGTCTTCGCCATGATCCAGATGTTCCACCGGGTGCCCGGCGCCAACCAGGGATGGCGGCTGCGCTCCGACGGGACGCCGGAGTTCAAGTACGAGACCCCGGAGTTCCGCCAGGCGCTTGAGGTGATGGCCAAGATCTACAAGGACGGCCTGGTCCACCCGGACATCGTGGCCAGCCGGGGCGCCGACGCCAAGCAGTTGTTCGCCAAGAACGGCGCGATCGTGTTCAAGCAGGACGGCATGGGCATGTGGCAGGGCGCCCAGGCCGAGCACCAGAAGACCAACCCGAAGTTGAACATCCAGCCGGTGCCGATCTTCTCCGCCACCGGCGGCGACCCGCTGGTCTGGGGCGAGGACAAGCCGATCTCGTACACCTTCGTCAAGAAGGGCCTCGGCAAGGACCGGGTCCAAGAGCTGCTGCGGATCATCAACTGGTGCTCCGCGCCGCTCGGCAGCCAGGAGGCCCAGCTCCGCGACTACGGCGTCGAGGGCAAGCACCACACCACGTCGCCGAACGGGCCGGTGAAGACCGACCTGGCGTTCAAGGAGATCGCGAATCAATACTTCTTCATCAGCGGTCGCAACCCCACCATCGGGCCGTACCCGGAAACCCCCCGCTACGTGCCGGACGTGCTGAACTACTCCAACCAGATGGTCAAGTTCCTGGAGAAGAACCCCTGGGCCGGGGTCAAGCTGGAGATGCCGGCCGCCTTCAAGGCCAACCAGGTGCCCACCGAGGACAAGTTCACCGACGTCCTGCGCGGCCGGCGCCCGCTCAGCGACGCGGACGCCATCGTCGCGGAGTGGAAGTCGAACGGCGGGGAGGAAGCCCGCAAGCTGCTCGCCGACTCGCTGCCCAAGGCGGCCAAGTGA
- a CDS encoding ABC transporter permease subunit: protein MSEPAVVVGPERARPDEPAPPVRAPRRRRVPLGTRLRRDWQLLAMVAPGFGILLVFSYLPIAGNVIAFQDYNPYLGDNPWQAFTHSNWIGFGQFQLLFDDPAFWDAFRNTLAITAFQLVFFFPLPILLAVMLHNLLSSRLRGFVQTVVYLPHFFSWVLVVTFFVAMLGGAGLLAQTMREAGMQPWHVMTNPDTFIVLVTAEAVWKDVGWGTIVFLAALSTIDQNLYEAAAADGAGRWRRLWHITLPGLRPVIVLLLILRLGDALSVGFEQFLLQRDAVGRQAAEVLDTFVYHFSIATGNYGYGAAAGLFKAVIGLVLILAANRVAHMLGERGVYSKS, encoded by the coding sequence GTGAGCGAGCCGGCCGTCGTGGTCGGGCCCGAGCGGGCCCGACCCGACGAGCCGGCCCCACCGGTACGCGCGCCCCGCCGTCGTCGGGTGCCGCTGGGCACCCGGCTGCGGCGCGACTGGCAACTGCTGGCCATGGTGGCGCCCGGCTTCGGGATCCTGCTGGTCTTCAGCTACCTGCCGATCGCCGGCAACGTCATCGCGTTCCAGGACTACAACCCCTACCTCGGCGACAACCCCTGGCAGGCGTTCACGCACAGCAACTGGATCGGGTTCGGCCAGTTCCAGCTCCTCTTCGACGACCCGGCGTTCTGGGACGCGTTCCGCAACACGCTCGCCATCACCGCGTTCCAACTCGTGTTCTTCTTCCCGCTGCCGATCCTGCTCGCGGTCATGCTGCACAACCTGCTCTCCAGCCGGCTGCGCGGCTTCGTCCAGACCGTCGTCTACCTGCCGCACTTCTTCAGCTGGGTGCTTGTGGTCACCTTCTTCGTCGCCATGCTCGGCGGCGCCGGGCTGCTGGCGCAGACCATGCGCGAAGCCGGCATGCAGCCGTGGCACGTGATGACCAACCCGGACACGTTCATCGTCCTGGTCACCGCGGAGGCGGTGTGGAAGGACGTCGGCTGGGGCACCATCGTCTTCCTGGCCGCGCTGTCCACCATCGACCAGAACCTCTACGAGGCAGCCGCCGCGGACGGCGCTGGGCGGTGGCGGCGGCTGTGGCACATCACGCTGCCCGGCCTGCGTCCGGTGATCGTCCTGCTGCTCATCCTGCGCCTGGGCGACGCGCTCTCGGTCGGCTTCGAGCAGTTCCTGCTGCAACGCGACGCGGTCGGCCGGCAGGCCGCCGAGGTGCTCGACACCTTCGTCTACCACTTCTCCATCGCCACCGGAAACTACGGCTACGGCGCGGCGGCCGGGCTGTTCAAAGCCGTCATCGGCCTCGTGCTGATCCTGGCCGCCAACCGGGTGGCGCACATGCTCGGCGAGCGAGGGGTCTACTCGAAGTCATGA